The Acidimicrobiia bacterium genome segment GAACCGTCCGCTTCGAAGGTGACGTCTGGGCCGTTCCCGAGGGGACACTGGTATTCGGCCAAGAGCCCATCCTCCGGGTCACCGCCCCATTGATCCAGGCCCAGATCGTCGAGACCTTCCTCCTCAACGCGGTGGGGCTGCAGACCCTGATCGCTTCGAAGGCGGCCCGGGTCCACATCGCCACCGGGGAGCGCAGGTTCGTCGACTTCGGGGCACGGCGCAGCCACGGTGCCGACGCCGCCTTGAAGGGGGCGCGAGCCGCCTACCTGGCCGGAGCAGCTGCCACCTCACTGGTGGCAGCCGGCTACCACTACGGGGTGCCGCTCACCGGCACCATGGCCCACTCTTTCGTGCTCGCCCACGACGATGAGCAGACCGCATTCGAGGCGTTCGCCCGGGCGTTCCCCGACGATGCGGTCCTGCTGATCGACACCTACGACACGGTCGAAGGGGCACGGATCGTCGCCAGAGTGGCTCCGCGGCTGCGGGCCGACGGTATCGAGGTCTCGGGAGTGCGCCTCGATTCGGGCGACCTGGGCACGCTCTCCCGTGAGGTGCGCGCCATCCTCGATGCCGCCGGGCTCCAAGGAGTGCAGATCCTCGCCTCCGGCGGACTCGACGAATTCAGGATCGAGGCGCTGCTGTCGGGCGGGGCACCCATCGACGGCTTCGGTGTCGGCAGCAGCATGATGACCAGCTCCGACGATCCCGGCCTCGACGTCGTCTACAAGTTGGTCCACGACCAGGACGGCGCGCTGATGAAGAGCTCGATCGGGAAGGCCAACTATCCCGGGATCAAGCAGGTGTTCCGGAGTGACCGCGGCGACGTGATCGGACTCGCCGACGAAGTACTGGAAGGGCGCCCCCTCCTCGAGCCGTACCTCTCCGGTGGTGTCCGCACCAAGCCCCCCGGTGACCTCCACGCGATGAGGGCCGCGGTGATCGCGTCCATCGACGGCCTCCGCCCAGAGGTCCGCCGCATCGATGGCCCGGCGGATCCCCCGTGGAACGTAGAGATCTCACCGCGTCTGCACGCCCTCACCGACGAGGTCCGCTCCCGACGCTGACCCAACCGGCACCCGCGTCAGGCAGGACGCGGTAGATTCAGCCACGCGTAGGGAAAGCGGGGCGATGGCGATGGAGAAGCCGGAACCGACTGACACAGATAGCGCGCCCTGGGCCGACGCGCCCGCCGGGTCCATGACCATCGACGCGATGGCTCGGGCGATCCTCGACGCCAACCAGCAGCAGTTCCTCCGTGGGGCCCGCAGCCAGCGATTCGCCTTCGCCACCATGAAGTGGCTCTTCATCGTCGTATTCATGCTCGCACTCGGTGCGATGATCGCCGCGGTCCGGATCGCCACCGACGTGCCCCCGGAGGGGTACAACTGGGCGCAGGCCGGAGTGGTGGCCGCCATCGCCGCCACCTCGCTGCTGCTCTTCACCGTCCTGCTGTACATGCGTCCACTCGCTGCGCTCGAACGCAACAGCGTCGTTCAGGCCTTCCTCACGGTCGTCGTCAACTCGTACTGGACCCGCCTCATGTACGTGAAGGACACCGACGACATCGCCGCCCCACTCGAAGACGCCACCGCCTACACGGTGGAGCACCTCGGAGCGCTCCTCGACCGCCAGATCCTCGGCCGGTCGAAGTACATGAATCTGGTGCGACGAGCGCAGGACGAAGCGGATCAGGACCCAGGGGCTTACGCGACGCCTCTTTAACGCCTCCCGCCCCCCGGCCTCCCGCAGGAGCGCGCGGCGACCGCGCTTCTAGTACCGGGTCGCCCGTCGCTAATCGCTTGAATACCAACCCATGCCACGTCGCGCGGTTCCCACAGCCCATCGCAGCACTCGGGTCCTCGTTGGTGAAGAACTGACCGCCGCCACCGTGGTGATCGAGGACGGACTCATCGCCGCGGTGCTCCGCCACGACGACGACGGCGGCGTAGCGGTCGCCGACCATGGCGATCTCGTGATCTCGCCGGCGCTCGTCGACACCCACGTTCATGTGAACGACCCGGGGCGAACCGAGTGGGAGGGCTTCGAGACGGCCACCGCGGCCGCAGCCGCCGGTGGGATCGCCGTCATCGTGGACATGCCGCTCAACAGCGTTCCTCCGACGACGACGGTCGCCGGGCTCCACGCGAAGCGGTCCGCGGCTTCCAACGTGTCGGTGGATGTCGGGTTCTGGGGTGGCATCGTCCCCGGCAATCTCGGGCAGGTGAAAGCCCTCGGCGAGGAGGGAGTGTTCGGGTTCAAGGCCTTTCTCGTCGAATCGGGGGTCGACGAGTTCGGATGCATCGGGCTCGGCGAGCTCGACGACGCACTCGAGGCAGTCGCCGCGGTCGGTCTTCCGCTACTCGTCCACGCCGAGGCCCCCGGACCGCTCGCCGCCGCGCCACCGGCTGGTCGTGACTACCCGTCGTATCTGGCCTCGCGCCCGGCCGAGGCGGAAACGGAGGCGATCGCCGCCGTGATCGAATCGGTCCGCCGCACCGGCGGGCGCGCCCACATCCTCCACCTCTCGGCCGCCGACGCTCTCCCCCTCCTCGAGTCTGCCCGCGGCGACGGGCTGCCGATCACCGTCGAAACCTGCCCGCACTACCTCACCTTCTGCTCGGACGACATCCGAGGTGAAGCCTGTGAGTTCAAGTGCGCCCCACCCATTCGGGACGCCGAGAACCGCGAACGCCTGTGGGAAGGCCTTGCGGCCGGGACCATCGACATGGTGGTCAGCGACCACTCGCCGTGCTCTCCCAGCCTCAAGCAAGGTGGGTTCGACCGCGCCTGGGGTGGCATCGCTTCGCTCGAGTTGCGGCTGCCGATCATGTGGACCGAAGCGGCAAACCGGGGATTCGGTCTCGCCGACGTCGTCCGGTGGACCGCCACCGCACCAGCGGACTTCGCCGCCATCCCCGGCGGTCTGGTGGAGCCGGGCCGACGCGCCGACCTGGTGATCTGGGATCCCGATGCCGGGCGGGTCGTCGACGGCGACAGACTGTTCCAGCGACACCCCGTCACTCCCTACGCCGGACGCAACCTCCAGGGCGAGATTTCGGCCACACTGGTCCGGGGCAAAGTGGTCTTCGGCGACGGACAGGTGACCACCGGCACCGGGAATCTGCTGGAGCGGAGATGAGTGACTCGACCGAACTACTGGTGGATCTGGCTGCGGAACGACTCGGCGGCAAGGTGATCGCCGCCAACGACGAATTCTTCGCGCCCAAGGAGGGCCTCATCAGGGACGGCGACGCCGTCTGGGATCCCGACAAGTA includes the following:
- a CDS encoding nicotinate phosphoribosyltransferase yields the protein MKWITTETAPLLIDLYELTMAETYLRGDLDHPATFELFVRELGPHRNFLVAAGLEDALEFLEEMRFDEEAIAFLGSLGRFSSEFLKHLGTVRFEGDVWAVPEGTLVFGQEPILRVTAPLIQAQIVETFLLNAVGLQTLIASKAARVHIATGERRFVDFGARRSHGADAALKGARAAYLAGAAATSLVAAGYHYGVPLTGTMAHSFVLAHDDEQTAFEAFARAFPDDAVLLIDTYDTVEGARIVARVAPRLRADGIEVSGVRLDSGDLGTLSREVRAILDAAGLQGVQILASGGLDEFRIEALLSGGAPIDGFGVGSSMMTSSDDPGLDVVYKLVHDQDGALMKSSIGKANYPGIKQVFRSDRGDVIGLADEVLEGRPLLEPYLSGGVRTKPPGDLHAMRAAVIASIDGLRPEVRRIDGPADPPWNVEISPRLHALTDEVRSRR
- the allB gene encoding allantoinase AllB; protein product: MPRRAVPTAHRSTRVLVGEELTAATVVIEDGLIAAVLRHDDDGGVAVADHGDLVISPALVDTHVHVNDPGRTEWEGFETATAAAAAGGIAVIVDMPLNSVPPTTTVAGLHAKRSAASNVSVDVGFWGGIVPGNLGQVKALGEEGVFGFKAFLVESGVDEFGCIGLGELDDALEAVAAVGLPLLVHAEAPGPLAAAPPAGRDYPSYLASRPAEAETEAIAAVIESVRRTGGRAHILHLSAADALPLLESARGDGLPITVETCPHYLTFCSDDIRGEACEFKCAPPIRDAENRERLWEGLAAGTIDMVVSDHSPCSPSLKQGGFDRAWGGIASLELRLPIMWTEAANRGFGLADVVRWTATAPADFAAIPGGLVEPGRRADLVIWDPDAGRVVDGDRLFQRHPVTPYAGRNLQGEISATLVRGKVVFGDGQVTTGTGNLLERR